The genomic DNA TAAGGCTGATGAGCCAGGATACTTTACTACATTAGCACAAGGACAGAATCCAGACTTCCTATGGATAGGATGTTCTGATAGCCGAGTTCCAGCAGAGCGATTAACCGGCCTCTTTTCTGGAGAACTGTTCGTTCATCGAAATGTGGCTAACCAAGTAATACATACTGATTTAAATTGCTTATCCGTTGTTCAATACGCCGTTGACGTGTTAAAAGTTAAACATATCATTATTTGTGGTCACTATGGTTGTGGTGGTGTTAACGCCTCAATTGAAAACCCGAAATTAGGCTTAATTAACAACTGGTTACTTCATATTCGCGACCTGTACCTAAAGCATCGCGATATGCTAGATAAGCTCTCACCAGAGGCTAGAACTGACAAGCTATGTGAAATTAACGTCGCAGGTCAAGTGTACAACTTAGCCAACTCTACTATTATGCAATCCGCATGGGAAAGAGGGCAAGATGTAGAGATCCACGGTGTCGTCTATGGTATTGGCGACGGTAAACTCGAAGATCTTGGCGTGCGTTGCTCTAGTCATAAAACTTTAGAGAAAAACTTCCCTGAAGCTATGGCTAAGATCTTAAACCAAGCGTAATTGACAGCCGAATACCAATACGTTTATTTTTTATTGGTAAACTAGCAAA from Vibrio rarus includes the following:
- the can gene encoding carbonate dehydratase; this translates as MPEIKLLFENNSKWSQSLKADEPGYFTTLAQGQNPDFLWIGCSDSRVPAERLTGLFSGELFVHRNVANQVIHTDLNCLSVVQYAVDVLKVKHIIICGHYGCGGVNASIENPKLGLINNWLLHIRDLYLKHRDMLDKLSPEARTDKLCEINVAGQVYNLANSTIMQSAWERGQDVEIHGVVYGIGDGKLEDLGVRCSSHKTLEKNFPEAMAKILNQA